The Ketobacter sp. MCCC 1A13808 genome segment CGGGAAGTTGGTTATCTGGCACAACCGCTGTATGGCGTGTGGGCATCAGCGCCTTATTTCCATAACGGCTCGGTGCCCAATGTCTGGGAAGTGTTAAAACCTCAGGATCGCTACCCCATCTGGCGGCGGTTATCCGCTCCGGCTCCCGACGGTATTGAGGGCAATGTAGTGATGGGCTACGACACCGATCTGCAACGGGCCTTTGACAGCGAAAAACTGGGCTGGAAATACGACAAAATGGAATGCGTGGATTTGCCGCCGATGGTCACCCCCGGATTCAATTGCAGTAAGCGCAATATCAATACTACACCCTGGCCACAACGGGTATTGGAGTGGATGTACGGCAGCATCACCGGCACCTGGAATCTGGATTTTCCACCCATCGTCACCACAGAAAATATGGAGAACCGGAAAATCTACAACACGCATATGTACAGCCACGGCAATGAGGGCCATGAATTTACTGAGGTAATGACCGATGATGAACGTATTGCGGTGATTGAGTATTTGAAAACACTGTAGTCAATCCGGTAATGACTCATGGTAATAGACTACTGATGTAAATTTCCAAGCCAACAAAAAAGCAGCGCCTCCCCGCGCTGCTTTTTTTTATTTTGGATTCTGATTTACTGCCGGTAATTCGAAGCATCCGTGGTGAATTCAGGATGCCCGTATTCCACCAGTAAACGGTTAATCTTATCGATCAGAATTTTATCCACCATATCGTCCAGTATCGGGATGCGTTGTGCCACTTTGGTAGCGAGTACTTGCGGCAACACATAGGCGCTGGCCAGGCCGAAAAACAGATAATCAATGGGGGACGCCTGCACATTCATTTTTTTCGCCAATGAACGATTGCCGTTACTGAGAAAAACCCGGTTAAAAAACACTTTGGAAAAGCGCTTTTCGGTTTCGTTATACAAGCGGCTTTTAAGGCTTTTATCTTTCGGGCGATACGCTGCCATAGTCGCCCGCACCAAGGCTCCGCAAGTCTCATCATCATAGCCATCGCGCAAGGTGCCGGAATACGCCATCATTACGTCGACGATTTCTTTCGGCGTGGCGGGCAGTAACTCTTCCGGTAACCCAAGCAGAAAACTTTGATAGCGACACAACTCCACAATCGCACGCTCTTCACGAGTGAACCGCTTTTTCTTTCTGCTCATGGCGCTGAATGCCGCCAGAAAAGCCGGGATGGTGCCCGCCGGCATTTGATCCACCTGCGGAATCGGAATACCGAAAACATCCACATTCCACTTTTCTGAACGGGTAAGTAAATTAAACCGCACCATGGAATGCATTAACCGAACCATGGCGGCTGCCTTGAAGCCGACCCCGTAGCGTCGTAACGCGCCAGGTAAGGTAGCGGTGGTAAAAAAGCTGGCGGTTTCATTGACTCTTTGCACAGCCGATTCGCTAGACAATGCACCGGTTAAGGCCATCGGCAGACCGGAATATTTATTCATAAAGGTAGCAATAAAAGCGCCGCGAATAGCAAAGGGGGTCAGGTTCGCCATCTGATTACGGCTGATACGGGCACCCTCTTCCATCAAATCCGGGTCCAGCCATGCCGGTACGTTTTCCATCGATCCGATAAAGTCGATCAGCTCCTGTGGTGGATTTTCAACACTTTTGACACCCTGATCGCATGCCTGCTTCAACATATCGATCAAACGCTTAAAACCGTATTGCGGCATCAACGCGGCATAGGCATCGGCCACAGTGTCTCCCAACATGGTATAGGCACGGGCCCGCTCCACCCGCTCTTTATCCGCCAGCAACTGGCCGCGGAATTTTTTCGCCATACGCCGGGGCAGTTGGGTGCGGTCAGCTTCGCCCCCGGCAAACCGTTGCGGTGTTTTGCTGAAGTCAACCTGACCGTATAAAGATGGTATGCGCTCTTTTTGAGAGGTAACCAGTTGTTTTAATTCATTAAGACTAATTGCCATAAGGATATTTCCCGCCTGTATCCGTATTTTTATTATAGCGTGCGGTTTAGTTTGCCATCATTT includes the following:
- a CDS encoding oxygenase MpaB family protein — translated: MAISLNELKQLVTSQKERIPSLYGQVDFSKTPQRFAGGEADRTQLPRRMAKKFRGQLLADKERVERARAYTMLGDTVADAYAALMPQYGFKRLIDMLKQACDQGVKSVENPPQELIDFIGSMENVPAWLDPDLMEEGARISRNQMANLTPFAIRGAFIATFMNKYSGLPMALTGALSSESAVQRVNETASFFTTATLPGALRRYGVGFKAAAMVRLMHSMVRFNLLTRSEKWNVDVFGIPIPQVDQMPAGTIPAFLAAFSAMSRKKKRFTREERAIVELCRYQSFLLGLPEELLPATPKEIVDVMMAYSGTLRDGYDDETCGALVRATMAAYRPKDKSLKSRLYNETEKRFSKVFFNRVFLSNGNRSLAKKMNVQASPIDYLFFGLASAYVLPQVLATKVAQRIPILDDMVDKILIDKINRLLVEYGHPEFTTDASNYRQ